One Candidatus Poribacteria bacterium genomic region harbors:
- a CDS encoding NAD(P)-dependent oxidoreductase: METTTLKIEPATTKLGWIGTGVMGRWMCQHLMDLGYGMTVYNRTKSKADPLLEAGAAWADSPSEVAAVSDVIFTIVGFPPDVREVYLGDSGILKGATPGSIIVDMTTTEPSLAQEIDAAAQAQDVSAIDAPVSGGDVGAREARLSIMVGGDEGAVQAVMPLFEAMGGNIVHQGGAGAGQHTKMCNQITISGTMIGVCEGLIYGYRAGLDLETMLSSISGGAAACWSLDNLAPRVLQRNFDPGFFVEHFIKDMSIALDEARKMNLSLPGLALVHQLYTAVQAQGHGRLGTQALMLALEQMSGVEVN, translated from the coding sequence ATGGAAACTACCACATTGAAAATTGAACCCGCAACAACGAAACTCGGTTGGATTGGGACGGGTGTAATGGGCCGGTGGATGTGTCAACATCTGATGGACCTCGGATATGGAATGACCGTCTATAACCGGACGAAATCAAAGGCTGATCCGTTACTGGAAGCGGGTGCAGCATGGGCAGATTCTCCGAGCGAAGTTGCAGCCGTCTCTGATGTTATCTTCACGATTGTCGGTTTTCCCCCCGATGTCAGGGAAGTCTACCTCGGTGACAGTGGGATTTTAAAGGGGGCGACACCCGGAAGTATCATCGTTGATATGACCACGACGGAACCCTCTCTCGCACAGGAGATTGATGCCGCCGCGCAGGCACAGGATGTCTCAGCCATCGATGCCCCTGTTTCAGGCGGAGATGTCGGTGCGCGAGAGGCGCGTCTCTCTATCATGGTCGGCGGCGATGAGGGTGCTGTGCAAGCCGTTATGCCCCTCTTCGAGGCGATGGGGGGAAACATCGTCCATCAAGGGGGCGCGGGTGCTGGACAGCACACTAAAATGTGCAATCAGATCACGATTTCGGGGACAATGATCGGGGTCTGCGAAGGGTTAATCTACGGCTACAGAGCTGGATTGGATCTGGAGACGATGCTGTCCTCGATTAGTGGCGGTGCAGCTGCGTGTTGGTCTCTGGACAATTTAGCCCCACGGGTTCTTCAGCGGAACTTCGACCCTGGCTTCTTTGTAGAGCATTTTATCAAGGATATGAGCATCGCTTTAGACGAGGCACGCAAGATGAATCTGAGTCTCCCAGGGCTTGCGTTGGTGCATCAACTTTACACAGCTGTTCAGGCACAGGGGCACGGTAGGTTAGGCACACAGGCTCTGATGTTGGCATTGGAGCAGATGTCTGGTGTGGAAGTCAACTGA